In a single window of the Pseudogemmatithrix spongiicola genome:
- the dprA gene encoding DNA-processing protein DprA, whose translation MTHANAKLEAEIQSAWQLWIEISEGRNHGALEQVYRRYSAYVQEFEAPSAALRTWRDRQQQFGDLFAAAVEVDGSSIAASAPSAWQGKAFKPIPLGTESYPSQLAEIADAPPILFVEGASESLLRPGVAVVGTRKASKAGIVRARKAAEALVKSGFTVVSGLAAGIDAAAHSAALESDGVTVAVMGTSIDRRYPAANATLAESIVGQGGALVSEFPPGTVTRPWHFLRRNRTMSGLTLATVVIEASETSGAKSQAFAALEHGRPVFLPQSLTEQHAWAKSLVEEGRRGRRAILVREADEIAEALAGEAWDTVADIAF comes from the coding sequence ATGACTCACGCCAACGCCAAGCTGGAAGCTGAGATACAGAGCGCCTGGCAGCTTTGGATCGAGATCTCCGAGGGTAGGAACCACGGTGCCCTCGAGCAGGTCTATCGTCGCTATAGCGCCTACGTTCAAGAGTTTGAGGCGCCGTCCGCTGCCCTTCGCACTTGGCGCGACAGGCAACAGCAGTTCGGAGACCTTTTCGCTGCAGCCGTCGAGGTAGACGGAAGCTCAATCGCTGCATCGGCACCGAGCGCTTGGCAGGGCAAAGCTTTCAAGCCCATTCCGCTCGGAACCGAGTCGTATCCCAGCCAACTGGCCGAGATTGCTGACGCGCCGCCGATCCTCTTTGTCGAAGGCGCATCGGAGTCACTACTTCGACCTGGCGTAGCGGTGGTCGGCACCCGCAAGGCTTCGAAGGCCGGCATAGTGAGGGCTCGCAAGGCGGCCGAGGCCTTGGTGAAGTCAGGCTTTACGGTCGTCTCTGGGCTTGCCGCTGGAATCGACGCGGCGGCTCACTCAGCTGCCCTGGAGTCTGACGGGGTCACGGTAGCTGTGATGGGAACGTCGATTGATCGACGCTATCCTGCCGCAAACGCCACGCTTGCCGAAAGCATCGTTGGTCAAGGTGGAGCACTCGTGAGCGAGTTTCCGCCAGGGACCGTGACGCGGCCATGGCACTTTTTGCGTCGCAATCGAACCATGTCGGGGCTAACGCTGGCAACCGTGGTGATCGAGGCGTCAGAGACGTCAGGCGCCAAGTCGCAAGCATTCGCAGCCTTGGAGCACGGGCGACCGGTGTTTCTGCCGCAGTCATTGACGGAACAACACGCTTGGGCCAAGTCGCTTGTCGAAGAGGGCCGACGGGGCAGGAGGGCAATCTTGGTTCGGGAAGCCGACGAGATCGCCGAAGCGCTCGCTGGTGAGGCTTGGGATACCGTTGCCGACATCGCTTTCTGA
- a CDS encoding helicase-related protein: MRLVANAGSDRVIDIFSSALQPGRRLDLVTSSLSLFAFAELRAPLSRLGHSRLVLPRSGSDLLLLGSEQDRAARNRLQQRWLARSLAEWLRTTVEVRRARGAVPQGTAVVRDASGAPLNVVLGSLSLSTDGLGLAPGNSLSLIQASESVGEAAALSGWFDVQWKSLLADESAKSELLAELDGLASHKDPSLVYNLILHHVFKARGDDLDEERVVKSATGIRETQVWKKLYKFQRDGVVGAIDKLERFGGCIIADSVGLGKTFEALAIIKYHELRNDRVLVLCPKRLRDNWTLYKANDRRNVLAGDRFNYDVLNHTDLSRDGGLSGDIDLAHVNWGNYDLVVIDESHNFRNKKTPQAGGETRYDRLMRKIIREGVKTRVLMLSATPVNNRLADLRNQIAFATEGDDTALLDHGIGSIDATTRLAQRQFNRWLDLDEAERTPSRLIEMLGFDYFTLLDLLTIARSRRHIEKYYGTKETGRFPERLRPINIKADVDRAGEFPAIAAINLEIRRLNLASYAPLRYVLPHKQEAYDRKYSTQVKGGTGFFRQVDREESLIHLLRVNVLKRMESAVPSFALTVERQLRDVEATIARIEAQADDLEEIEMSADDLDLEDPAFESLVVGRKVKVLLRDVDVVRWRQDLIEDRNRLASLVSAAREVDAGRDAKLAALREVIEHKCRQPINPGNRKVIVFTAFADTARYLYEQLAPWAKKSLGIHAALVTGAGGNQTTLPGLRRDLASILTSFAPRSKERPEELADEGDVDLLIATDCISEGQNLQDCDWLINYDIHWNPVRIIQRFGRIDRLGSPNASIQLVNFWPNMELEEYIGLEQKVSGRMVLLDISATGEENLIEQQSGNPMNDLEYRRKQLLKLQDAVIDLEDLSTGVSIADLTLTDFRIDLAEYLRARPGVLETLPLGTMAAVVTADDAIPPGVVYCIRAEGEAAARSFEPGYPLAPHYLVHVGDDGTVLLPFTQAKQILDRLKRMCVGRDLPDAAACASFDVATKRGEDMNRVRRLLGAAVTSVVGKTEERAVASLFTPGGTHALEGEFAGIDDFEVVAFLAILSDNAS, from the coding sequence ATGCGACTAGTTGCGAATGCCGGTAGCGATCGAGTCATCGACATCTTCAGCTCCGCATTGCAACCGGGACGGCGACTTGACCTGGTGACGTCGTCGCTCTCGCTCTTCGCCTTCGCGGAACTGAGAGCGCCGTTGTCCAGGCTCGGCCACAGCCGGCTCGTACTACCGAGGTCTGGCTCCGACCTGCTACTCCTGGGCTCAGAGCAGGATCGCGCAGCCCGGAATCGGCTTCAGCAGCGTTGGCTCGCCCGTTCTCTGGCCGAATGGCTAAGAACGACAGTTGAGGTGCGCCGAGCTAGGGGAGCCGTGCCTCAAGGCACCGCCGTGGTGCGTGATGCCTCCGGCGCGCCGCTCAACGTGGTGCTGGGCTCACTCTCCCTGAGCACGGATGGCCTCGGGCTCGCCCCTGGAAACTCGCTCAGCCTGATCCAAGCATCCGAGTCGGTCGGCGAAGCGGCAGCGTTGAGCGGCTGGTTTGACGTTCAGTGGAAAAGCTTGCTCGCTGACGAGAGCGCCAAGAGTGAGCTGCTGGCCGAGCTCGACGGTCTGGCTTCGCACAAGGATCCATCCCTCGTCTACAACCTGATTTTACATCACGTCTTCAAGGCGCGCGGAGACGACTTGGATGAGGAGCGGGTCGTCAAGTCGGCCACGGGGATCCGCGAGACGCAGGTGTGGAAGAAGCTCTACAAGTTCCAGCGAGACGGCGTGGTCGGTGCTATCGACAAGCTAGAGCGGTTCGGCGGCTGCATTATCGCAGACAGCGTGGGGCTCGGAAAGACTTTCGAAGCACTGGCCATCATCAAGTACCACGAGCTTCGGAATGATCGGGTGCTGGTGCTTTGCCCAAAGCGTCTGCGCGACAACTGGACGCTCTACAAGGCCAATGACCGTCGGAACGTGCTGGCGGGGGACCGGTTTAACTACGATGTCCTGAATCACACGGACTTGTCCCGTGACGGCGGGCTTTCCGGCGATATCGATCTCGCCCACGTGAACTGGGGCAATTACGATCTCGTTGTGATCGACGAGTCGCACAACTTCCGGAACAAGAAGACGCCTCAGGCCGGAGGCGAGACGCGCTATGACCGTCTCATGCGCAAGATCATCCGCGAAGGGGTGAAAACGCGGGTTCTGATGCTCTCGGCCACGCCAGTTAACAACCGCCTGGCTGACCTCAGGAATCAGATCGCATTCGCCACCGAGGGCGACGACACCGCACTGTTGGACCACGGCATCGGAAGCATTGATGCCACGACTCGCCTTGCGCAGCGGCAGTTCAACCGCTGGCTCGATCTGGACGAAGCCGAACGCACGCCCTCGCGTCTCATTGAGATGCTGGGATTCGACTACTTCACTTTGCTCGACCTCCTTACCATCGCTCGTTCTCGTCGCCACATCGAGAAGTACTACGGCACCAAGGAAACTGGCCGATTCCCAGAGCGCCTCAGGCCCATCAACATCAAGGCCGACGTGGATCGAGCAGGAGAATTCCCGGCAATCGCGGCCATCAATCTCGAGATTCGCCGGCTGAACCTCGCCTCATACGCCCCCCTACGTTACGTGCTGCCGCACAAGCAGGAGGCCTACGATCGCAAGTACAGCACTCAGGTGAAGGGGGGAACGGGCTTCTTCCGCCAGGTTGACCGCGAGGAAAGCCTCATACACTTGCTGCGGGTCAATGTCTTGAAACGGATGGAGAGCGCGGTGCCGTCATTCGCGCTCACCGTGGAGCGCCAGCTCCGCGACGTAGAGGCGACGATCGCGCGCATCGAGGCGCAGGCCGACGACTTGGAAGAGATAGAGATGTCCGCTGATGACCTCGACCTTGAGGATCCAGCGTTCGAGAGCCTGGTCGTTGGGCGCAAGGTCAAGGTGTTGCTCAGGGACGTGGACGTGGTGCGCTGGAGGCAGGACTTGATCGAGGACCGTAACCGGCTTGCGAGCTTAGTCTCCGCGGCGCGGGAGGTCGATGCCGGCCGAGACGCCAAGCTGGCGGCACTGCGCGAGGTGATCGAGCACAAGTGTCGCCAGCCAATCAATCCCGGCAACCGCAAGGTCATCGTCTTCACCGCGTTCGCCGACACTGCCCGCTACCTGTACGAACAGCTCGCTCCCTGGGCCAAGAAGTCCCTGGGAATACACGCCGCGCTGGTCACAGGCGCGGGCGGAAACCAGACCACGCTGCCCGGTCTGCGCAGGGATCTTGCGTCGATCTTGACTTCCTTTGCGCCGCGTTCGAAAGAGCGGCCAGAGGAACTGGCGGATGAGGGTGACGTCGACTTGCTCATCGCCACGGATTGCATTTCTGAAGGTCAGAACCTTCAGGACTGCGACTGGCTGATCAACTACGACATTCACTGGAACCCGGTCCGGATCATCCAGCGCTTTGGTCGGATTGACCGCCTGGGGTCACCCAATGCCAGCATCCAGCTCGTGAACTTCTGGCCCAACATGGAGCTCGAGGAGTATATCGGCCTCGAGCAGAAGGTGAGTGGCCGTATGGTGCTCCTCGACATTTCGGCCACGGGGGAGGAGAACCTGATCGAGCAGCAGTCAGGTAATCCGATGAACGACCTCGAGTATCGTCGCAAGCAGTTGCTGAAGCTGCAGGATGCGGTCATCGACCTCGAGGACCTGTCCACCGGTGTATCGATTGCGGATCTGACGCTGACCGACTTCCGCATTGACTTGGCGGAGTACCTGCGAGCCCGTCCTGGTGTGCTCGAAACTCTGCCGCTCGGGACGATGGCCGCTGTTGTCACCGCGGACGATGCTATCCCGCCGGGCGTTGTGTACTGCATACGAGCCGAGGGTGAGGCCGCCGCCCGGTCCTTCGAGCCGGGCTACCCGCTGGCACCGCACTACCTCGTGCACGTCGGCGACGACGGCACCGTGTTGCTGCCGTTTACGCAGGCAAAGCAGATTCTGGATCGGCTCAAGCGCATGTGTGTGGGCCGGGATCTGCCCGACGCCGCTGCCTGCGCCAGCTTCGACGTGGCCACCAAGCGCGGTGAGGATATGAATCGTGTCAGGCGGCTCCTTGGTGCGGCGGTAACCTCTGTCGTCGGAAAGACCGAGGAACGTGCTGTCGCCAGCCTCTTTACCCCGGGCGGTACCCACGCGCTCGAGGGCGAGTTTGCCGGGATTGACGACTTTGAGGTAGTGGCGTTCCTTGCGATCCTGTCAGATAACGCCTCGTGA
- a CDS encoding site-specific DNA-methyltransferase, protein MKKLSAADSETKSADLVSENVERLKALFPELVTEGLDGVAINVDVLKSLVGDRTVTDAEEKYGLTWHGKRRARQLALTPSTGTLRPCPEDSVDWETTQNVMIEGDNLEVLKLLQKSYAGKVKLIYIDPPYNTGKDFVYPDDFKDNIKNYLELTSQTEGGRRTSSNTEASGRFHTDWLNMMYPRLKLARALLKQSGAIFISIDDNELSNLKAVCDEVFGPECYAGCVARVTGTPTGGGFRTLVNETDNVLLYLRQPDVEIQGVAFSEDDAAIYDREDANGRYLIRSLRRTGGEDRREDRPSMYFGLTAPDGSEIFPIGPTGYQSRWICGRDRYEEMVAEGLIEWQQVESSGALTWQVYQKFYLEGRLKQPSNLWDELEGNKKATRALKTLFDGEKVFSYPKPVGLLRHILQMAAAEQDAIVVDFFAGSGTTAHAVLEHNASDGGQRRFILVQLPEPLDPETREQKVPADFCDKLGKPRNIAELTKERLRRAAAKVRGDNPLFAGDLGFRVFKLDSSNIRAWEPDRDNLEETLLEHADHLKEGRTEQDILYELLLKLGLDLCVPIQKATIAGREVHSIGGGVLLACLTTEITREEVNLLAEGIVDWHKALSPAGDTTCVFRDSAFADDVAKTNMAAILNQHGITNVRSL, encoded by the coding sequence ATGAAGAAGCTGTCTGCCGCAGATTCGGAGACCAAGAGCGCAGATCTCGTGTCTGAGAACGTCGAGCGCCTCAAGGCTTTGTTTCCCGAGCTTGTGACCGAGGGGCTGGATGGCGTCGCTATCAACGTGGACGTGCTTAAGTCGCTTGTTGGCGACAGGACGGTAACCGACGCCGAGGAGAAGTACGGCCTCACGTGGCACGGCAAGCGTCGCGCCCGGCAGCTTGCCCTCACACCCTCCACCGGCACGTTGCGCCCCTGCCCAGAGGACAGCGTTGACTGGGAGACGACCCAGAATGTGATGATCGAGGGCGACAACCTCGAGGTGCTCAAGCTCCTTCAGAAGAGCTACGCGGGGAAGGTGAAGCTCATTTACATCGACCCGCCCTATAACACGGGCAAAGACTTCGTATATCCCGACGACTTCAAGGACAACATCAAGAACTACCTTGAGCTCACGTCACAGACAGAGGGCGGGCGGAGGACTAGCAGCAATACTGAGGCCAGTGGAAGGTTCCATACGGATTGGCTCAACATGATGTATCCGCGGTTGAAGCTGGCGCGGGCCCTGCTTAAGCAGTCCGGTGCGATCTTTATTTCAATCGATGACAATGAGCTTTCCAACCTAAAGGCAGTCTGTGACGAAGTGTTTGGTCCCGAGTGCTACGCTGGATGTGTGGCACGAGTCACAGGAACACCGACTGGCGGTGGATTCCGAACGCTGGTCAACGAAACGGACAACGTCCTTCTCTACTTGCGGCAGCCGGATGTCGAGATTCAGGGCGTCGCCTTCAGTGAAGATGACGCCGCGATCTACGACCGCGAAGACGCGAACGGTAGGTACCTCATTCGGTCTCTGCGCAGGACCGGAGGTGAGGACAGACGAGAGGATCGGCCTAGTATGTACTTTGGACTAACCGCTCCGGACGGTAGCGAGATATTTCCGATTGGACCTACGGGCTATCAGAGCCGATGGATCTGTGGTCGGGATCGCTATGAGGAGATGGTTGCTGAAGGTCTCATCGAATGGCAGCAGGTCGAGAGTAGCGGCGCGCTCACGTGGCAAGTGTATCAGAAGTTCTACCTTGAAGGACGCCTTAAGCAGCCGTCGAACCTTTGGGACGAACTGGAGGGCAACAAGAAGGCAACGCGGGCTCTCAAGACTCTCTTCGACGGAGAGAAGGTTTTCAGCTATCCGAAGCCAGTTGGTCTGCTCCGGCACATTCTTCAAATGGCGGCTGCGGAGCAGGATGCAATCGTTGTGGACTTTTTCGCCGGCAGCGGCACCACTGCACACGCCGTGCTTGAGCACAATGCGAGCGACGGCGGTCAGAGGCGCTTTATCCTCGTCCAACTGCCCGAACCACTGGACCCAGAGACAAGAGAACAAAAGGTGCCGGCCGACTTCTGCGACAAACTCGGCAAGCCGCGCAATATCGCTGAGCTGACCAAGGAGCGTCTTCGTCGCGCCGCGGCGAAGGTCAGGGGTGACAATCCGCTCTTCGCTGGTGATCTTGGATTCCGCGTGTTCAAGCTCGACTCCAGCAACATCCGTGCGTGGGAGCCTGATCGCGACAATCTGGAAGAAACGCTCCTCGAGCACGCCGACCACCTTAAGGAAGGCCGCACCGAGCAGGACATCCTTTACGAGCTGCTGCTTAAGCTGGGCCTCGATCTGTGTGTGCCAATCCAGAAAGCGACTATCGCCGGCCGGGAGGTGCACAGCATCGGAGGCGGAGTGCTCCTAGCGTGTCTCACTACAGAGATTACTCGCGAAGAGGTGAATCTCCTCGCTGAAGGCATCGTGGACTGGCACAAGGCGCTCTCGCCGGCGGGCGACACCACCTGCGTGTTCCGCGACAGCGCCTTTGCCGACGACGTGGCCAAGACCAATATGGCGGCCATACTTAATCAGCACGGCATCACAAACGTGCGGAGCCTGTAG
- a CDS encoding type III restriction-modification system endonuclease, which translates to MRLHFEPNLDYQLQAIEAVCDLFRGQEVCRTEFTVTRNAVGGQEALAFAESDLGVGNRLTLLDEELLKNLEDIQLRHSLLPSGTLASGDFTVEMETGTGKTYVYLRTIFELNKRYGFTKFVIVVPSVAIKEGVYKSLQITEEHFRGLYAGVPFDFFLYDSAKLGQVRSFATSASIQIMVVTVGAINKKDVNNLYKDSEKTGGEKPIDLIRATRPVLIVDEPQSVDGGLEGRGKEALDAMNPLCTLRYSATHVDKHHMVYRLDAVDAYERRLVKQIEVASATIEDAHNKPYVRLVSANNRRGAVSARVELDMQVAGGGVRRQEVTVQDGDSLELTTGRALYTDCRIGEIRVAKGDTYLELRVPGGEHYLKPGQAWGDVDPMAVQREMIRRTIREHLDKEKRLRPQGIKVLSLFFIDEVAKYRSYDADGNPVKGEYARIFEEEYRRAANLPDYRTLFQEVDLTRAAEAVHNGYFSIDKKGGWTDTAENNQTNRDNAERAYNLIMKEKEKLLGFETPLKFIFSHSALKEGWDNPNVFQICTLRDIQTERERRQTIGRGLRLCVNQNGERVRGFEVNTLTVVAMERYEQFAENLQKEIEQDTGIRFGVVEPHQFAGLAVPQPDGSTAPLGVKQSRALWDHLKAVGLIDARGKVQDALKQALKDGTLTMPEPFATQRDQIAQVLKKLAGRLEIKNADERRQVGTRQAVLHSPEFKALWDRIKHKTTYRVQFDNEKLVENCIRAVREAPPIPKTRLQWRKADIAIGKAGVEATERAGSATVVLDEADIELPDLLTDLQDRTQLTRRSIQRILTGSGRLGDFKRNPQAFIEFTAEAINRCKRLAIVDGIKYERMGDEHYYAQELFAEKELTGYLKNLLEAKKAVYEGVVYDSDVERAFADQLEKNDSIKVYAKLPGWFVVPTPLGGYNPDWAVLVEKDGAERLYFVVETKGDLFLDSLRDVEKGKIECGKAHFRALAVRESPAEYTVVRTLDDLLATSS; encoded by the coding sequence ATGAGGCTCCACTTCGAGCCGAACCTTGACTACCAGCTTCAAGCGATCGAGGCCGTCTGCGACCTGTTCCGCGGGCAGGAGGTCTGTCGCACGGAGTTCACCGTTACACGGAATGCGGTGGGCGGACAGGAGGCATTGGCCTTTGCCGAAAGCGACCTGGGTGTTGGAAACCGGCTGACGCTGCTCGACGAGGAATTGTTGAAGAACCTCGAGGACATTCAGCTGCGCCACAGTCTCCTCCCGTCGGGCACGCTGGCTTCGGGCGACTTCACAGTCGAGATGGAGACCGGTACCGGCAAGACGTACGTCTATCTGCGAACGATCTTTGAGCTGAACAAGCGGTATGGATTCACCAAGTTCGTGATCGTTGTGCCGTCAGTGGCGATTAAAGAGGGGGTCTACAAGTCGCTACAGATTACCGAGGAGCACTTCCGAGGGCTCTATGCCGGCGTCCCCTTCGACTTCTTTCTGTACGACTCTGCCAAGCTTGGCCAGGTACGCAGTTTCGCCACCAGTGCCAGCATCCAGATCATGGTGGTTACTGTGGGAGCCATCAACAAGAAGGACGTCAACAACCTCTACAAGGACAGTGAGAAGACCGGCGGCGAGAAGCCGATCGACCTAATCAGGGCCACGCGTCCCGTCTTAATCGTGGACGAGCCGCAGAGCGTAGACGGCGGCCTCGAGGGACGCGGCAAAGAAGCACTCGATGCGATGAACCCGCTCTGCACCTTGCGCTACTCCGCCACCCATGTGGACAAGCACCATATGGTCTACCGGCTTGACGCGGTGGATGCGTATGAGAGGCGGCTGGTGAAGCAAATCGAGGTCGCATCGGCAACGATCGAAGACGCTCACAACAAGCCCTATGTGCGGCTTGTTTCCGCTAACAACAGGCGCGGTGCGGTCAGTGCACGGGTTGAGCTGGATATGCAGGTTGCAGGGGGCGGGGTGCGCCGGCAGGAGGTTACCGTCCAGGACGGCGACAGCTTGGAGCTGACTACCGGCCGAGCACTCTACACTGACTGCAGGATTGGCGAGATCCGTGTGGCTAAGGGCGACACGTACCTAGAGTTGCGAGTGCCTGGTGGTGAGCACTATCTGAAGCCCGGGCAGGCTTGGGGTGACGTAGATCCGATGGCGGTGCAACGCGAGATGATCCGCAGGACGATTCGAGAGCACCTGGACAAGGAGAAGCGTCTCAGGCCGCAAGGCATCAAGGTGCTATCGCTGTTCTTCATCGATGAGGTTGCCAAGTACCGGTCGTACGACGCAGACGGCAATCCGGTGAAGGGAGAGTACGCGCGTATCTTTGAAGAGGAGTACCGCCGCGCGGCGAATCTGCCCGACTATCGCACGCTGTTTCAGGAGGTGGACCTCACTCGTGCCGCTGAGGCGGTGCACAATGGTTACTTCTCCATCGACAAGAAGGGCGGATGGACGGACACCGCGGAGAACAACCAGACGAACCGCGACAACGCTGAGCGCGCCTACAACTTGATTATGAAGGAGAAAGAGAAGCTGCTCGGGTTCGAGACGCCGCTCAAGTTCATCTTCTCACACTCTGCGCTAAAAGAAGGTTGGGACAACCCGAACGTCTTCCAGATCTGTACCCTGCGTGACATCCAGACCGAACGCGAACGGCGCCAGACGATTGGGCGAGGGCTGCGACTCTGCGTCAACCAGAACGGCGAGCGTGTACGCGGCTTCGAGGTCAACACGCTTACTGTTGTCGCGATGGAGCGCTACGAACAGTTCGCCGAGAACCTTCAGAAGGAGATCGAGCAGGATACGGGAATACGATTCGGCGTCGTCGAGCCGCACCAGTTCGCTGGGCTCGCGGTCCCACAGCCTGACGGCAGCACCGCGCCGCTTGGCGTTAAGCAATCCAGGGCGCTGTGGGACCACCTCAAGGCCGTTGGGCTCATAGACGCGAGAGGGAAGGTGCAGGATGCGCTAAAGCAGGCGTTGAAGGACGGTACTCTAACTATGCCAGAACCGTTCGCTACGCAGCGCGATCAGATCGCCCAGGTCTTGAAGAAGCTGGCAGGGCGCCTCGAGATCAAGAACGCTGACGAGCGTCGGCAGGTTGGCACTCGTCAAGCCGTGTTGCACAGCCCTGAGTTCAAGGCTCTGTGGGATCGTATCAAGCACAAGACGACTTATCGCGTGCAGTTCGACAACGAGAAGCTTGTCGAGAACTGCATCCGCGCGGTGCGCGAGGCGCCTCCAATCCCGAAAACCCGCTTGCAGTGGCGTAAGGCTGACATTGCCATTGGCAAGGCCGGCGTCGAGGCCACAGAGCGGGCGGGGTCGGCTACGGTGGTGCTCGATGAGGCCGACATCGAGTTGCCCGATCTGCTCACCGACCTGCAGGACCGTACGCAACTGACCCGCCGAAGCATCCAGCGCATCCTAACCGGTAGCGGGAGGCTCGGTGACTTCAAGCGCAATCCGCAGGCCTTCATCGAGTTCACCGCTGAGGCGATCAATCGCTGCAAGCGCCTCGCTATCGTCGATGGCATCAAGTACGAGCGGATGGGCGACGAGCACTACTACGCGCAAGAGCTCTTCGCGGAGAAGGAGCTGACTGGCTACCTCAAGAATCTGTTGGAGGCGAAGAAGGCGGTCTATGAGGGTGTCGTATACGACTCGGACGTCGAGCGCGCCTTTGCTGACCAGTTAGAGAAGAACGACTCGATCAAGGTGTACGCCAAGCTGCCGGGGTGGTTCGTCGTGCCAACGCCGCTCGGTGGCTACAACCCGGACTGGGCGGTGCTGGTCGAGAAGGATGGTGCGGAGCGCCTCTACTTCGTGGTGGAGACGAAGGGGGATCTCTTCCTGGACAGTCTCCGTGACGTGGAGAAGGGAAAGATTGAGTGCGGCAAGGCGCATTTCCGTGCGCTTGCGGTCAGGGAGAGTCCAGCGGAGTACACCGTGGTTCGGACGCTCGATGACCTCCTTGCTACATCGTCGTGA
- a CDS encoding serine hydrolase yields the protein MQAIWTQIDRDAAGRPRFTEHRFRAGAEYHYPASTVKLPVAVLALEKVNALAASGVRRDSWMVTHPLLEGDTLVDRDSTAASGRPSVEHYIKRILLVSDNASFNHLFEFVGREAINARLHALGFADAEIMHRLERPLPPSENARSNAVEFRDATGRVLHRQPADTAPVHHPTRRDLLGVGFLADGRLVNAPFDFSLRNRWTLEHAHRLTQWLLFPETQPADRRLRLTREDYAFLRRYMGMWPAESADPVVAPPAWPAYVKFLVYGSRRDAEPDAGLRIYNKVGNAYGFLTDAAYVVDSLSGAEFLLSASIYVNADGILNDGRYEYEEVGLPFLAALGREVLAAERRRRARVESQRGTD from the coding sequence GTGCAGGCGATCTGGACGCAGATCGATCGCGACGCGGCCGGTCGGCCGCGGTTCACCGAACACCGCTTCCGTGCCGGGGCCGAGTACCACTATCCGGCCTCCACGGTAAAGCTGCCCGTGGCGGTGCTTGCGCTGGAGAAGGTCAACGCGCTCGCCGCATCGGGCGTGCGGCGCGATTCCTGGATGGTCACGCATCCGCTGCTCGAGGGCGACACGCTCGTCGACCGCGACAGCACCGCCGCCAGCGGCCGGCCGAGCGTGGAGCACTATATCAAGCGGATCCTGTTGGTCAGCGACAACGCCTCGTTCAACCATCTCTTCGAATTCGTGGGGCGGGAGGCGATCAACGCCCGTCTGCACGCGCTCGGCTTCGCTGATGCCGAGATCATGCACCGGCTTGAACGGCCGCTGCCGCCGTCGGAGAACGCGCGCAGCAACGCGGTGGAGTTTCGCGATGCTACGGGCCGCGTGCTGCATCGGCAGCCCGCCGACACGGCGCCCGTGCACCATCCCACGCGTCGCGACCTGCTCGGCGTCGGCTTTCTCGCCGACGGTCGCCTCGTGAACGCGCCCTTCGACTTCAGCCTGCGCAACCGCTGGACGCTGGAGCACGCGCATCGCCTGACGCAGTGGCTGCTCTTCCCGGAGACGCAGCCCGCCGACCGTCGGTTGCGGCTCACGCGGGAGGACTATGCGTTCCTACGGCGATATATGGGCATGTGGCCCGCCGAGAGTGCGGATCCCGTGGTCGCACCGCCGGCCTGGCCCGCCTATGTGAAGTTCCTCGTGTACGGCAGCCGGCGCGACGCCGAGCCGGACGCGGGACTGCGCATCTATAACAAGGTTGGCAACGCGTACGGCTTTCTCACCGACGCGGCCTACGTCGTGGACTCGCTGTCCGGGGCGGAGTTCCTGCTGTCCGCGTCGATCTACGTGAACGCCGACGGCATCCTCAACGATGGGCGGTACGAATATGAGGAGGTGGGACTGCCGTTCCTTGCGGCGCTGGGGCGCGAGGTGCTGGCCGCCGAGCGTCGGCGACGCGCCCGGGTGGAATCCCAGCGCGGGACCGACTAG
- a CDS encoding DUF4391 domain-containing protein, with protein MTVADTIAALDLPPSARVGRRVPKTLLVEHGAPTAADRRRIIEGVEEVHWVATLKPGTVGVPAFRDDVREYLEIAVLIASLRVGARAGRLVELLHRAIPYPVLLLSDDGGSRALSLAHKRWSMGQERSTVLDGEVVAAHVATTEQADVLSEFRNALSLARQPRSDLYELYQGWMDTLIALLAAQVSGRFAILSEAGERCARREALRAHERYSAEVARLRAAAAKERQVPRQVELNLELKRVEAELAAALARL; from the coding sequence GTGACGGTTGCCGATACGATTGCCGCGCTGGACCTGCCACCAAGCGCGCGGGTGGGCCGCCGTGTGCCCAAGACCCTTCTGGTGGAGCACGGTGCGCCGACGGCTGCTGACCGGCGTCGGATTATTGAAGGTGTTGAGGAGGTGCACTGGGTGGCCACCCTGAAGCCGGGTACGGTCGGCGTGCCAGCGTTCCGCGACGACGTGCGTGAGTACCTGGAGATCGCGGTGCTTATCGCTTCGCTTCGGGTTGGCGCCAGGGCCGGCCGTCTCGTCGAACTGCTTCATCGCGCGATACCATATCCGGTCTTGCTTCTTTCGGACGACGGCGGGAGTCGTGCGCTTTCACTGGCCCACAAGCGATGGTCGATGGGGCAGGAGCGATCAACGGTGCTCGATGGCGAGGTGGTGGCGGCGCACGTAGCGACGACGGAGCAGGCGGACGTGCTTTCAGAGTTTCGGAATGCGCTGTCTCTGGCACGGCAGCCGCGCTCCGACCTGTATGAACTGTATCAGGGCTGGATGGACACCCTGATTGCACTGCTTGCCGCTCAGGTGTCAGGGCGGTTTGCTATCTTGTCCGAGGCTGGAGAACGCTGCGCAAGGCGAGAGGCGCTTCGGGCGCACGAGCGGTATAGTGCCGAAGTCGCTCGGCTGCGCGCGGCTGCCGCGAAGGAACGGCAGGTGCCCCGGCAAGTGGAACTGAATCTCGAACTTAAGCGCGTCGAGGCCGAGCTGGCTGCGGCGCTGGCAAGGCTCTGA